A genomic segment from Pectinophora gossypiella chromosome 3, ilPecGoss1.1, whole genome shotgun sequence encodes:
- the LOC126382110 gene encoding uncharacterized protein LOC126382110: MLTMNILQQFCIISLLVPYARSQYVSFQQSAPSSNICENTSNTSLVEHFFNLIFSEFHNHPPVCVCVQMCAEQPTYCYPNGCYKKAEARRKAEPVPVPQMQVSQLQTDKTKPMSFLVDDQSGFMENLLTNKYVADNKPDRKPLHDKESFQELHRDPFRDRYQSIFKYKKTPKVHLRYNLREQVKHMKSDVIKIEKIDVSKTRWPAGEKKQFFLETQNEEKTGANPNKFFPAVMLDNGPVQYQSKFFKRDLTKKYAPPEDNIDEVEKLVTNKTFSLENLIENLIESSFGPLVNDTELDLNVNLDYALDNNNSATTIEPITLPNKRSIFDKNMMIIINETTNVMGLNETNQNLDMNKYTDDTKNEMFKNIFNDMIASLSKHIEKNNNNSMEMMEHVLGHKVYDKTERPEAPTVDELHVDITTSDNGRGNSVEAASTGTTEAHVESVTTKRDDFILPKKSHQRLARKLHNSKTN, from the exons ATGCTCACGATGAACATCCTTCAACAGTTTTGTATAATTTCCCTACTTGTTCCAT ATGCCCGCAGTCAATACGTTTCGTTCCAGCAAAGTGCGCCATCTAGTAACATTTGCGAGAACACTAGCAACACGTCTCTAGTAGAACACTTCTTCAACCTTATATTTTCCGAGTTCCACAATCATCCGCCTGTTTGCGTCTGCGTCCAAATGTGCGCTGAGCAACCAACTTATTGCTACCCCAACGGTTGCTACAAGAAAGCTGAAGCCAGAAGGAAAGCTGAGCCTGTTCCGGTTCCTCAAATGCAAGTGTCTCAACTCCAAACTGATAAGACCAAACCAATGTCCTTCCTTGTCGACGATCAAAGCGGATTCATGGAGAATTTGTTGACAAACAAGTATGTTGCTGATAACAAGCCGGATAGAAAAC CACTTCACGATAAGGAGTCCTTCCAAGAATTGCACCGAGACCCCTTCAGAGACCGTTATCAATCAATTTTCAAATACAAGAAGACACCGAAGGTTCACCTTAGGTACAACTTGAGAGAACAAGTGAAACATATGAAGTCAGACGTTATTAAGATTGAGAAAATAGACGTGTCCAAGACAAGATGGCCGGCCGGTGAAAAGAAGCAGTTCTTCCTTGAGAcacaaaatgaagaaaaaactgGAGCCAATCCTAACAAATTCTTCCCAGCGGTCATGTTAGATAATGGCCCAGTACAATATCAATCCAAGTTCTTCAAGAGAGATTTAACTAAAAAATACGCACCTCCTGAAGACAACATAGATGAAGTAGAAAAATTAGTTACAAACAAAACTTTTTCACTAGAAAACCTGATTGAAAACCTAATAGAAAGTAGCTTTGGGCCGCTTGTAAATGACACTGAATTGGATTTAAATGTAAATCTAGATTATGCTTTAGATAATAATAACAGTGCGACAACAATAGAACCTATAACATTGCCCAATAAAAGAAGCATTTTCGATAAAAACATGATGATAATTATAAATGAGACAACAAACGTCATGGGTCTTAACGAGACAAATCAAAATTTAGACATGAATAAGTACACAGACGATACCAAAAATGagatgtttaaaaatatttttaacgatATGATCGCGTCGTTATCAAAACatatagagaaaaataataataatagtatggaAATGATGGAGCATGTTCTTGGTCATAAAGTTTATGATAAAACTGAAAGACCCGAGGCACCCACAGTGGATGAACTGCATGTTGATATTACCACTAGCGATAATGGGAGAGGAAATAGTGTAGAGGCTGCTAGTACTGGTACTACCGAAGCACATGTGGAGTCAGTCACAACAAAAAGAGATGATTTCATTTTACCGAAAAAAAGTCACCAGAGGCTTGCAAGAAAATTACACAATAGCAAAACAAATTAG